The genomic region GCCGGTGAAGAGGCGCCCTATCGGGTGCGGGCAAGATTGCAGCATGCAAAAAACCGCGTGACCGGCCTGATGCGTCGTATCGATAGTCGCGTGATGCAGGTGGCGGAGCTGGCGCATCAGTTTCATCTGATCGCTCAGCGCCGCTGGGAGACGGGGGTGCGCGAGCAGCAACAACTGATCGCCGATAATGAGTGGGCCATTCGCGCGCTCTCCCTGGCGGCGATTCTCATCGTCATTCTGCTGGGCGGCTTTCTCAAGCAGCGCCTGTTGGGGCGCTTCGAGCAGCTCTATCAGATCGTTGTAGGGCAGGCGCGCGGCGGTGGCCCGCCATCGACAATGGCGGGTCAGGATGAGATTGCGGCGATGTCGCGCGCCTTTGCGCTGTTTGTGGACAAACGCGCCCAGGCCGAGGCCAAACTCTCCCGCGCGGTGGAGCGCGCGCAGGAGGCCAATCGCGCCAAGAGTCTGTTTCTGGCCACCATGAGTCACGAAATCCGCACCCCGCTCAATGGCATGATCGGCATGGTGGCGCGGCTGCGCGCGCGCAGTCTGCAAGCGGAAGAGCGGCGTATGGTGGAGGTGATCGCAGGCTCTTCGGCGGCGCTGCTGGAGATCATCAGTGATGTGCTGGACTTCTCCAAAATTGAAGCGCGGCAGATGGAGTTGGAGGCGCGTCCGTTTGAAATGCGCGAGCTGTTGCGCTCGGTGCGCGATCTGTTCCGCAATCGCGCCGAGGAGAAGGGGATCGATCTGCGCTTGCTGATCGACGACTCCACTCCGCGCGGGCTCACAGGCGATCCGGCGCGCCTGCGGCAGATCATCAGCAATCTGGTCAGCAACGCCATTAAATTCACCGAACGCGGCTATGTGGTGGTGGAGTGTAGCGCGCAACCTGTCGGGGCGGATGCGGCGACGCTGACTCTGTGCGTGCGTGATACCGGCATCGGCATCGATCCACAGCGCATGGAGCAGCTGTTCCAACCCTTCCAGCAGATGGATGAGACCATTACGCGACGCTTCGGCGGCAGCGGCTTGGGTTTGGCCATCTGCAAAGGCATCGCCGAGCAGATGGGCGGCGGCTTGACCGCGCAGCCGCTGCCGGAGGGGGGCAGTCTATTCTCGTTTCGCGTGACCTTGCCAATCTGGCGCGAAGCCGATGGCGCTGCGCGCCAAGCCGACCGCGAGATGGTCCGTAGCCCCAAAGGCGGTTTGAACATCTTGCTGGCCGAGGATGACCCCATCAACAGCGAAGTGGGACAGGGGTTGCTGGCCGACGCCGGGCACCATGTGACGCTGGCGGCCAACGGCGCGGAGGCGGTGGCGGCGGCGCGCGCGCAACTGTTCGACCTGATCCTGATGGATCTGCGCATGCCCGACATGGATGGTCTGGAGGCCACGCGGCGCATTCGCGCGCTGGGCGATCCGCTTAACGCCTCTGTTCCGGTGGTGGCGTTGACTGCGGATGTGCTCAAACAGACCGTGGAGCAGTGTCGTCAGGCGGGCATGAACGAGGTGCTCACCAAACCGATTCAGATTCCCCGTTTGAATGCGGTTTTGACGGCTTTGGACAACACGCGCATGCCTTTGTCGGCGGACGCGCCTGAACGCCGTGACGAGCCGGACGCTGAGGCGCGGATTGAGGCCGCTGCGCCCGGCGTATTGAATCTGGAGTATTTGCGCGCAACCCTGGCGCCCGTTAATAGTGAGCAGCGACGTGAACTGCTGGAGATGTTTCGCGTCAACAGCCATGTTTTGCTCGACTCCAGCGCCGAGGCGTGTCAACGCGCCCACTGGGAAGAGCTGTCGCAGCAGGTGCAACGTCTGGAGGGCGCCTGTCGCAGCATGGGGCTCTCCCTGGCGGCGGCGCGAGCGCAGGATGTGCAGACCCTGGCCGCGCGCCAGATGTGCGGCGCCGACTACTTCCACTCCTTGGAGCGCGCAGTCACTGATGGTGTGCTCCACTTGGAGCAGTGGCTTGTGGACCAGGAGCGGGATGAGGCGGAAAAGAGTCTCTGATCCCATGGGCCCTGCGCTTCACCTTGCGGATGCCAACCTGCGGCGAGCGGGGCTAAAAATTCTCTGTCATGGTCACGTCAATGGCGCGCCAGGCACGATTGAGCCAGGAGTCGATCTCCTCCAAGGTGGCGTGGTCGGGCAGCTCCGGCAGCTCAAAGGAGACGCCGACGCGATCCAACGCCTCCTGCGCCCGCGCAAAGTGGTGGTCGCGATAGTCTGCGGTGGTGCGAAAGCGCCGATTCTGCATCTCCTCCATGCGCTTCATGGTGGCCACCAGCTCATCACTCTCCTCTTGGGTGAACGGCGGCGGTTTGCGCATCAGTTCGTCATAGCGCTCGCGCGCCTGTCGCCATTTGCTCTCCCAGTTGGGGTCGTGCTCCGGCAGAATGCGCGCCACAGCCGTTGGTCTGACGCTGCTCATGAGGCGCGCGCCTGCGCCGCCAGGGCTGCATCCATGGTTTGAATGTGCAGGGTCAACCACCCGGGCAGGCGATTGCGCACAAAGTCGCCGATAGCGCCCTGACCGCCGCGTTTGGCGAAGCGCGCCAGCATCGCGGTTTCGCCGAGCAGGCGCTGATGTTCGCCATGGTGCTCGGCAAACGCCGAAAAACGCACTTCGGTCATCAGCGCCTCCTCATCGGCGAAGTGTTCGGCCAGGTGGGTGCGGATGCTTTCAAACTGCGCCGTCAGTTGGGCGTCGTCGGCGCCCTGCAGGGAGTCCAGCAGGTCGAACAGGGCGTTGTGGGCGTCATCCATACGCGCCACATCCAGGGCAATGCGTTGTTGCGGAGCCATGGGCTCTCTCCATTTGTTGATGTTGTCGCAGTTGCGACAATCGGGCCGTCTTGTCGGGTTGCGCACAATCGGTTCAGAATGCTCGCATTCTCAGTTTATCCATGTAAAATAAAAGCTTATGCTGTGCGTTCAGGGTGGCGCGGCGCTTGCGCAGTGCAGCGAGGCGTAACCACCACTTATCCGGATGGCAAAGGAGATACCATGCTGCTCGACACCTTTAACGAAGATCAATTGCTGTTCAACACCAACGTGCTGGCGAAGACCTCCGACGGCGACCAGATGGCTTTTCGCGGCGATCTGGTGCTGGAGGAGGGCGAGTACCATGAGCTGTCCGGCAAAAAACTCGCCGCCAAGGCCGTGTTGTATCAAGCGGTGATGCTGACTGATGACAGCAAGATCAAGCTGATGAGCGGCTGCTTGCGCGAACTGGAACTGCTGCCGTTGTTCGTGAAAAAGTATGGCGAGTATCTGGCCGAAGAGTGCACCCCCGTGTTCTACGTGATGAACATCCGTAAAGAGTGCGTGGTGGAGCTCGAAGGCAAGAAATACCTTCTGCTGGGCGCCGACAAAGCGATGGTGTGGAACGACCTGATGGAGCTGTACTACCTGGAAAAGGCCGACTTCAAAGGCCAATCCAGCGGCGACAAGATGATCACCATGTACGACGGCGCCAAGGATTTGAAGGTCAGCAAGTACGAGACCGTGCTGTTCCACGACCTCAAAGGCGAGACTGTGGAATTGGAAGAGGGCTACGGCCCGGTGTAACGCCGCAGGTCGTTGACTGCTCCTGAGGTTGCGCGCCGCGTCGCTGTTCATACAGCGACGCGGCGTCGCTGCTTTGAGCCCCGCCCTGTCCCCGCCAAGCCGAATCGCGTATTCTGTCCCCCGCACACTGTGCCCAATTTTTCACGCCGCGCCCTGTGGCCCTACTCTGGAAGAGCCTCCATGGAATCCATCGCTATCGCCTACGACGAATTGCAATCCGCCTGCGTGTTGTCCGCCACCGATGAGGAGATTGAACAGGCGCGGCAGTCCCTCATGGCCAATGGGTGGAGCGCCGGGCCGGTGGTGGCGTTGAATCTGGATGGCGATCTGCATGCGCTCAATCAACCGGCTCTGCTGTCGGCGACGCGCATTCTGGCCAACGATTTCGACTATGACGGCGAATATGACGTGCCGCTGCTGATTATCGGCTATGAAGAGGCCTATAACCTGTGCCGCGATGCGGGCATGAGCTGGGATGGTTTTCTGGCTCTGCCCACGGAGGGGCAGGCCAAGATACTGGAGGCGGCAGGATTTGTCTCTTGCGCCGAGGCGTTGCGGGCGGCGTAATCGAGTGCGGCCACGACGGGATTCGCCGTCGTGGCCGCAGCGAAGATTGGCAAGACGTTGAGCAGGGCTTCTGTGTTTATGCAGAGACTTCGGTTTCGGCGTCAGCGTCCGCTTCGCGCGGTTCGACGCGGCCCAGCGGCGCGGCGTTAATCAGCGCCAGGGCTTGATCGCGGCACTGGATTTTTACATCGGAGTTGAGCGCGCGCAGCCACTTGCTGGGAATGCCTTCCAAACCATAAAGGGCGCCGGCGATGGCGCCGACAATGGCGCCGGTGGTGTCGGCGTCGCCGCCGCGATTGACGCAGTCGATCAGGCAGGCTTCAAACGAATCGGTATTGAACAGACTCCAGAACACCACGCGCAGGGTGTCGACGATGTAGCCCGACGGGTTGCTCGGTTGCCGTTTGCGCCGATAGCGGAAGTCGCCATCGGCGGCGATGAGCGCCTCCACCGGTTTGATCAGACAGTCCAGCCGCCCGCCATCCAGGGCGATCCAGAGCATCTCATTGACGCACTCGGTTCCGCTGTCCGACTGCGGGTTGTTATGGGTCAGACGCCCTTGCACCCGCGAGGCGGCGATCATCTCTTCCTTGGAGCCGCCAAAGGTGGCCAGCGCCAGGGGCAGGGTGCGCATGCAGGCGCCGTTGCCGCCGTCATACTCGTTGAGTTCGGCTTCCAGCACCCCTTTGTTGCGGAAGCGCAGAATGCCGTGACGCACGGTGTTGCCGATATCCACCGGCTTGGCCTTCATCCAATTATCAAAGTGGCGACCGATGGTGTGGCCTTCAATGCCGCCCGCTTCGAGAATGGCGTCGCCCAGGGCCAGGGCCATGGTGGTGTCGTCGGTGACTTCACCCTTTTTCAGGTGCAGCCAGCCGCCGCCAATGATCTTGTCGTGCACGCCATGTTTGGCTTGGATCTCATTGGGCAGTAGAAACTCCACCGTAGCGCCCAGGGCGTCGCCGATGGCCATGCCCCAATAGGCGGCCACCGCGCGCTGCTCCAGCGCCGAGGCGTGTTTGAGCTCTCCGGTTACTGATCGGGGCCAAAGCACTTGGCATAGTCCTGACAGGCTTCACAGGAGGGGGAGCGGCACACATAAATGCCCTCCTGCTCGCACAGTTGTTTGTAGAAGAAGCGTTTCCACTTCATGCGGCTATTGGGGTTCTTGGCGCTCAGATCGGGGAAGTTGAGGGTGATCAGCGCCGACAGCTCGGCGCGGGCGCGCAGACCCAAATCGCTCCACAGATGATCCGGCCCCAGGCAGCCGTCAGTGACGATCTGCGCCATCAGGTCGCTATCGGCCACCGACTCGTTGCGATTGCGCATCAGCAGGTCCAGCAGCTCGGCGCGCTCCTCTTCGCGTTGGGCGTCGGCGACGGGCAGCACCGCGCTGGGCGGCGGCAGGCGCATGCCGGGAAAGTGCGTGGCCATGAGGCTCTCAAACGCCTCTTCGGACAGCCCCAAGCGCTCGGACATGGCGCTGTCGCCATGCCAGGAGCTGGCCAGAATCTGATGGATGAAGCGGGTGTTGGGCAGACCGGCCTGATACACCGTCAGGCGCGTGGCCAGCGGTTCATGGGCGCCGCTGGATTGGGGCGTGTGCAGATAGTCCGAAGCGCTGGTGTGAACATACATGGCGTCAGGCTCCAGCAGGGGTGGGGCAGGGGGCCGCATCGTGGGTTTTGGGGCAGCTTTCGACATCGGCGTTGGTCTGCTCGGTCTTGGTGAGGCCAATCCAGGCGTCCACATCCAGCGGGTGAAAGCCGCAGCGTTTGTCAGCGTCCACCTGCATCAACGGACGGCGAATCAGCAGCGGTTCGGCGCACATGGCGTCCAACGCCTGCGCGGCGCTCATGCGCTCAGGGATCACCGCGCCGGATTTGACCTGCGGCGCGCTGCGATTGAACCACTGATCCACCGGCAACTCGCCAAAGAAGGGGCGCAGCGCATCGGGGGTCCACGCTGCGGTCAGCAGGCTGCGGGCGTCCACAGTGTGGCCGGAGGCCTCCAGCATGCTCTTCTGCAACGTGTTGTTGATGCAGCCCGGCTTCTCATAAAAGATCACGGTGGCCATCTGTCGTGCGCCCTCCTGTGCGGGTGTGCGGAATGCGGCGGATCGAAGGATTATTCGGCGCGGGCCGCTTCACTCTGCTCGTAGGCCAAGCGCACCTCCGGCGGCACGCCGGTGAGGCTGCCGACGGGATTGATAGGCTCGCCTTCGGCGCTCAGGATCGCCTCTTCCACCGGGCAGATGGAGGCGCACTGAGGATCGGCGAAATCGCCTTCACACTCGGTGCAGAGGTTGGGCTCAATGCGGAAATAGGGCTCGGCGGCGATGATCGCCTCGCTGGGGCAGACCAGTTCGCAAGCCCAGCAGTTGACGCATTTTTCGGTAATCGACAAGCTCATGATACGGCTCTCCGGTCGGTGTCCTGTGCGTTAGCCTGCGGCCTGTTGGCTCGCCTCGGCGTCGCTCTCCAGGCCGTTCTGCGTGCGGCAGAAGGCGGGCAGAGCGAATTCGATGATCTCCCCGGCGTGGGCGTTGACCGGCTTGACGCCCGCCTCTTCCAGACGCTCCCAGGGGGCGAAGCCGATGCGCTGACACAGCACCGCTTCGCAGTCGCCCAGCGACTTGAGGGCGAAGTCCAGCGCGCTCTCCTTGTCGCCGCACTCGTTGTCGCCGGTGCAGTAGTTGTCGATGGCGCGCTCTTCCACCAGGGTCAGGCCATGGGCGTCGGCGTCATACACCAAGAAGCGCTTGGCGTGGCCGAAGTGCTGGTCGATGCGGATGCCGCCTTCGCTGGTCACCGCCAGACGACGCTTGGGACCGGCGGGCACGGCGGGAGCGGCCTTGGGGGCCTCTTCGTTGGCGGCGGGCGCCGACGGGGCTCCGCTCATGGCGATGGGGATGATCTTGCCGACGCCGCCATTGAACACTGGATTGGGCGGCTGGATTTTGTCCAGGGTGAACTCCTCGCCGCGATCTTCGCCCAGCATGCCCACCGCATCGGCGCGGCACTGGCGGCAGTGGGTCATCTGCTCAACGTCCCCTTCGCACGATTCACGCAGATCGCGCAGCTCTTCGTCGGTGGGGTTGCGCTGGCCCATCAGGCCATAATAGGTGCCATGCTCGGGCTCGGAGAGCAGCGGCATGATATTGTGCAGGAAGGCGCCCATGTCGCTGACCTTCTTGTTGACTTCCTTCAGGTGCTCGTCGTTCACGCCGGGGATCATCACCGAGTTGACCTTCACCAGGATGCCGCGCTCCACCAGCATCTCCAGCCCTTTGAACTGGCGCTCGATGAGGATTTGGGCGGCCTTCTTGCCGGTGATGCGGCGGTTGTTCCAGTAGATCCAGGGATAGATCTTGGCGCCCACTTCCGGGTCGGTGGCGTTGATGGTGATGGTGACGTGGTGCACTTTGAGTTCGGCGATCTCATCCACCACGTCGGGCAGGTTGAGCCCGTTGGTGGAGAGGCAGAGTTGCAGATCCGGGTGGCTGGCGGCCACTTGGCGGCAGGTTTCAAACGTGCGCGCCGGGTTGGCCAGCGGGTCGCCAGGACCGGCGATGCCCAACACGGTCATCTGCGGAATCTTCTCTTTGACCGCGCTCACCTTCAACGCCGCCTGCTCCGGGGAGAGCAGTTCGGATACCACGCCAGGACGGGATTCATTGGCGCAATCGTATTTTCGATTGCAGTAGTTGCATTGGATATTGCAGGCGGGCGCCACGGCGACATGCATGCGGGCGTATTTGTGATGGGCTTCTTTAGAGAAGCAAGGGTGGGTATCCACGGACGGGCCGTGGCTATTAGCGGATGAAGAACACGAGGCGCTCATGGAATCCCTCCTGGCGTGGGGCCCCGGGTGACGGGGCGCTGAGACTTGGGTAGATCTAGCGCAAGCCGTGGGCCAATTTTAAAAATTCAATAAACATCTGAAAATAAAGTTAAATAGTTTGTGTGTTTGGTTGTCGCCTCTGTAACAAGGGCGAATTTGTTCTGTCGCTTTTGCGACAATGGCGGGCATAAAAAAACCCCGCTGGAAGCGGGGTTTTTCGTTGGTTTGCGGCGATTGTTACAGTGAGCGCATGGGGATATTGAGAATCTTGATGCGATAGGCCACCTGGCGCGGCGTCATGCCCAACAGGCGCGCCGCCTTGGCCTGTACCCAGCCCGCTTGCTCCAGGGCCATGAGCACCCGTTCGCGTTCGTCGAGGTCTTCATCCATGATGCCGCCGGAGCCGCTGGGGGCGCTGCTGGGCGTGGTCGCGGCGGGGGCCGGGGCCAAGGGGGCGCTGGGGGCGGAGATGGTCCCCGCATTCCAGCCCGCCAGATCGGGGAAGAAGACGTGGGCGGCGTCGATATGCCCTTCGTCGCTCATCACGGCGGCGCGCTCCAGGCAGTTCTCCAACTCCCGCACGTTGCCGGGCCAGGGGTTGTTGCACAGACGGCGCAGCGCTTCGTCGGAGAGGGTGAGTTTATTGCGCCCCTGCTTGCGGGCGATGCGCGCCAGCAGCTTTTCCGTCAATAGCGGAATATCCTCTTTGCGCTCACGCAGCGGCGGCAGCGCAATGGGCATCACGAACAGGCGGTAGAACAGGTCAGCGCGGAACTCGCCGGTCTGCACGCGCTGATACAGATCACGGTTGGTGGCGGCGATGATGCGCACATTCACGCGCATGGTGCGGGTTCCGCCCACGCGCTCAAACTCACCCTCTTGCAGCACCCGCAGTAGCTTGCTCTGGAACGCTGGGGAGATCTCGCCAATCTCATCCAGGAACAGGGTGCCGCCGTGGGCCAGTTCAAAGCGGCCCTTGCGCGCATTGGCGGCGCCGGTGAAGGCGCCCTTTTCGTGGCCGAACAGTTCAGACTCCAGCAGATTGTCCGACAATGCGGCGCAGTTGACGCTCACAAACGGCGCGCCAGAGCGGCGCGAGCTATAGTGAATGGCGTTGGCCACCAACTCTTTACCGGTGCCCGACTCGCCGTGCACCAGCACCGTGCAGTCCCATTTGGCCGCCTGTTTGATGGCTTGATAGACCGGGTCCATGCGGCGCGACTGGCTGATGATCAGTTTTTGCGGCTCCAGATCTTCGGAGCCGGGAATGCGGCGCACCGGCGCTTGCCCATTGCGTTCGGCGATGGCGGCTTGGGTCTGCGGGCAGTAGAGGGTGGAGCGCGCCTTTTGTGAAATCAGGCTGGCCAGGGTTTCGAGAAACTTGGCCTGTTCTTGAAGAAAGGCGCGGTTGCCAAACATGGGCTGCGCCGCCAGCACGCCCATGTAGCGCCCCTCTTCATACGGAATGGGCGCGCCGATGAAGGGTAGGGTGGGATCCAGCAGGCCGATGCGATTAACAAAGCGGCTCTCCTGGCTGGGCTGTTCACAGATGAAGGTGTCGCCGGAGAGGACGATGGAGCCCACCACGCCTTCGCCGGGAAAATAGGTGACGCCATCGGTGAATGGCGGCGCCTTGTCATCGGCTTCATAGGTGGCTTGCACAGACAGGCGGCCGGTGGCGGGGTCGATCAAGGAGACCATGCCGCGGCCCATGCCGGTGGTGTGGCTGATGGCGCGCAGGGCGCCGTGCAATGCGGTGTTGAGGTCCGGTTCTTCAGCCAGAATGCGACTGACTTGGTTGAGAGCGTCCAGCTGGGAAGAGATCATCGCTGAACGGGTCATGTGCATGATCTGGTTCGACAGGGTGCTCATAGGCGTGGCCGGATTAGGGGTCATGGCGTGACGTTGCCTCATTTTATTATAGGGGGCGCCGACAATGGATGATGGGCGCGCGCGAATTTCCGGTCGCAGGAGTGTGTCTCATTCTCAGACGTCACAATGTGCGATTGGGTTCCACCTCAATGTGAGGCCGTTGTCGGAAGTTCGACTTTGTCGCCTTTAGTACAATCCACATGCCAAACTATCATTCTGTGATTAATCAATGCTTTGAGAGGGGTTGCGGGGGAACGATTGTCGGAGGCGCCGAAATTGTGATGTGTCGTCTGATTATTTTTTAATCAGGCGATCAAAAAATAATCAGACGAACTCAGGGGTCAGTCGTTGGGAAAAACGATATGGGAGAGGGCGTATTATGACATAGAGGTGAAATAATGTCCCACCAATGCGCGTAACTGGTTCTTGCGGATGGGCTTGGCCACATGTTCCGTGCATCCAGCCTGCAGGGCGAGCGCCGCCTCTTCTTTGAGCGCATGGGCGGTGAGCGCCACAATCGGGGTGGGGGCGCGCTCCTGTTTTTGCTCCCAGCGGCGGATGGCGCGGGTGGCGTCCAGACCGTTCATCTCCGGCATCTGCACATCCATCAGCACCAGGTCGAAATGTTGCTGCTGGTACAGGCTGACCGCTTCACGCCCATTGACCGCCATGGTCAGGTCGCAGCCGCAGCTCCCCAGAAATGCTTTGACCAAAAATCGATTGTCCTCCGAGTCGTCCACCACCAGCACGCGCACCCCGGATGGGCAGTTGCATGACGGGTCGCTTTCGAGATGTTCAGATGACGCTTCTTCCGGTTGTGCGGAGTCTGGAGCGTCTTCTCGCTCAAGAGCGGCGGGCAGCGGCAGGGTGAGCGTAAATGTGGAGCCCTGACCCAATTGACTCTCCACGCTGATCTCACCCCCCATGGCGCGCGCCAAGCCGCGACAGATGGAGAGACCCAGGCCGGTGCCGCCATAGTCGTGGGAGGTCTGTTCGCCCACTTGACTAAAGGGGTGGAAGATCGCCTCCAAACGGTTCTCCGGGATGCCGATGCCCGAGTCGCTGACAGCGAATAGGATGCGCACGCCCTCTTGGGCGGCGACGCTGAGTTTGACGCTGCCTGCATGGGTGAACTTGATAGCGTTGCCCAGAAGATTGAACAGAATCTGACGCAAGCGCTGGGCGTCGCCGAATACACGTTGTGGAATCTCCGGGGAGATCTCCAGATCCAGCGTCAATCCGCGCTCTTTAGCGCGCAAGGAGAGGATGTCCAGCGTGTTATGGGACAACTCATGCAGGTTCATGGGCGCGCGCTGCAGTTGTAGGCGTCCCGATTCAATGCGCGACAGATCGAGAATGTCGTCGATAATCTCCAACAGGGTGTTGCCCGCATTGAGCGACATATCCAGCACCCGCGACTGATTGTCATCCAGCGCAGTATCCAGCAGCAGGTCGGCCGCGCCCATGATGGCGTTGAGCGGGGTGCGGATCTCATGGCTCATGGTGGCCAGGAACTGGCTCTTGGCCTGATTGGCCTGCTCGGCGCGCACCCGCGCCGCTTCCAGCTCCCGGGTTTTGCGCCGCGCAATCAGCGTATGCAGGGTGGCGGAGATGTCAGTGAACAGCGCGCGCAGTTCGTCGGAAACCACGTCGTCTCGGTCTTCGAGCATGAGGAACATCAGCGCTTGTGGGGCGTCGGTTTCGCCAATGGCCAGGGCGCAGATGGGGGCGCTGCTGTTGTCGTTTAAATCACACATGGGGCGCGCCTGCTCGGTTGGCGGCAGGAAAGCCAACGCAGTGCGGTCAAAGTCCCATACAGCGCGCAATTCATCCAGCGACAGGCGCGGCAGATTGGCGTCCTGTTGTTTCTCCCGGGTGATGGGGAAGTAGGCGTCATCCTCATTGAACACCGGCAGATAGATGCAGCCGGCGCCGGTGAGCGGCAGCCACTCGCTGGAGAGAACCGCTTGCAGTGAGCTGCGCATCTGCACATCCAGCGGATCATCGCTCAGGGCGATGGAGAGCAGGCGGCTGATGAGCTTTTGCGCCTGGTGCGCCAATTTGGCTTCGCGCTCCGATTCACGCGCCGCCTGTTCGGCGGCGCGGCGTTCGCGCACCTCCGCCTCCAGTTCGCTGGTGCGGATGCGCACCTGCTCCTCCAACTGTGCGTTGAGTTGCGCGATCTCCTCTTCATGGCGCTTACGGAAGGTGATATCCAGCGCGCTGGAGCAGAAGCCGAGGAAGGCGCCGCCGCGGGTGTAGCGCGGTTTTGCCGACTCCAGCATCCAGCGGAATTCGCCATCGAAGCGCCGCAGGCGGTATTCGGCCGAGAATGGGTCGCGACCCTCCAACGCGCGCATGAAGGCGGTGCGATAGCCGGGCAGATCTTCTGGATGCACCGTCAACGGCCACTGGATGGCGTTGAGTTCGGCGTCGTTGTCACGACCACAGAAGTGGCGCCACGCCTGGTTGAAATAGGTGCGTCGCCCATACTCATCGCACAGCCACATGGGGCTGGGGGCCATCTCCGACACCGCTTCAATGCGCGCCTGGCTTTCGCGGCTGCCCTGGGCCTGCTCCAGATCCTGCGCGCGGGAGACCACAAACCACGCTACGCGCGCTTGTTCGCCATTTTCGCCTACCACTGGCAGCACGCGGAAACAGCAGGGGATCTCTTCGCCGTTGGCGTCACAGAAGCTGGTTTCGT from Magnetofaba australis IT-1 harbors:
- a CDS encoding response regulator, with translation MSDAPLNTPSRVLLVDSQPSVFELLHTELSEAHDLALHHCPSGAKALEMAESLRPCAILLEADLADMSGIETLKQLRRARATCETPVLMLSHQDDPQVKADAFAEGASDYLIKMPNRVELTARLRSRIRAFHQQTRNSAPTTPLPQLMPTSPQDAPFKFSVDVNTKRILTISPQMLELLGVSDPRTYIGALPDTLARTPNRRAITSALEWLPKPDKRLYETSFCDANGEEIPCCFRVLPVVGENGEQARVAWFVVSRAQDLEQAQGSRESQARIEAVSEMAPSPMWLCDEYGRRTYFNQAWRHFCGRDNDAELNAIQWPLTVHPEDLPGYRTAFMRALEGRDPFSAEYRLRRFDGEFRWMLESAKPRYTRGGAFLGFCSSALDITFRKRHEEEIAQLNAQLEEQVRIRTSELEAEVRERRAAEQAARESEREAKLAHQAQKLISRLLSIALSDDPLDVQMRSSLQAVLSSEWLPLTGAGCIYLPVFNEDDAYFPITREKQQDANLPRLSLDELRAVWDFDRTALAFLPPTEQARPMCDLNDNSSAPICALAIGETDAPQALMFLMLEDRDDVVSDELRALFTDISATLHTLIARRKTRELEAARVRAEQANQAKSQFLATMSHEIRTPLNAIMGAADLLLDTALDDNQSRVLDMSLNAGNTLLEIIDDILDLSRIESGRLQLQRAPMNLHELSHNTLDILSLRAKERGLTLDLEISPEIPQRVFGDAQRLRQILFNLLGNAIKFTHAGSVKLSVAAQEGVRILFAVSDSGIGIPENRLEAIFHPFSQVGEQTSHDYGGTGLGLSICRGLARAMGGEISVESQLGQGSTFTLTLPLPAALEREDAPDSAQPEEASSEHLESDPSCNCPSGVRVLVVDDSEDNRFLVKAFLGSCGCDLTMAVNGREAVSLYQQQHFDLVLMDVQMPEMNGLDATRAIRRWEQKQERAPTPIVALTAHALKEEAALALQAGCTEHVAKPIRKNQLRALVGHYFTSMS